In one Buteo buteo chromosome 10, bButBut1.hap1.1, whole genome shotgun sequence genomic region, the following are encoded:
- the LOC142036101 gene encoding uricase-like, whose translation MSQVTIKDVEVLNCEYGKNTIKFLRLHREGKKHFVKEVEVCTHLRLTSAQEYLEGNNSLVIPTDTIKNTVLVLAKKNGIPTLEQFAIDICKYFMTFCQVAYVKTYVQEVPWQRLHENGVPHVHSFICVPDGIRFCEAEQCRNGPLVVFAGIKDLKLMKTTQSGFEGFYKNEYTTLPERHDRILCGELFCKWSYGECKDFDFDCIWNKIRECILEAFAGPPDCGEYSPSYQKTVNSIQMLILSKVSQVQVIEVILNNTFYNVVDMKNLGLTNDKEVLVPVEAPYGSCACTLGRKKFLEAQGHVLKDDRQSQFGLAASQGN comes from the exons ATCAAGGATGTAGAAGTCCTCAACTGTGAATATGGCAAGAACACAATTAAGTTCCTTCGCCTtcacagagaagggaagaagcaCTTCGTTAAAGAAGTGGAAGTGTGCACGCATCTCCGGCTGACTTCTGCTCAGGAGTACCTGGAGGGAAACAACTCTCTTGTGATACCTACAGACACCATAAAGAATACTGTCCTTGTGCTGGCCAAAAAAAATggg ATCCCAACTTTAGAACAATTCGCTATAGATATCTGCAAATACTTCATGACATTTTGCCAAGTGGCGTACGTCAAAACCTACGTTCAAGAAGTACCATGGCAACGTCTACACGAG AATGGCGTTCCCCACGTCCACTCATTCATATGCGTTCCTGATGGGATCCGCTTTTGTGAAGCTGAGCAGTGCCGAAATG GTCCCCTGGTTGTTTTTGCTGGAATTAAAGATCTGAAACTTATGAAGACAACACAGTCTGGATTTGAAGGCTTTTATAAGAATGAATACACCACACTTCCTGAAAGGCATGACAGGATTTTATGCGGAGAGCTCTTCTGCAAATGGTCATACGGCGAATGCAAGGATTTTGACTTTGACTGCATATG GAACAAAATCCGTGAATGTATCCTTGAAGCCTTTGCCGGGCCACCCGACTGTGGGGAATATTCACCCTCTTATCAGAAAACTGTCAACTCTATCCAGATGCTCATCCTTTCCAAAGTGTCACAG GTACAGGTCATAGAGGTCATCTTGAACAACACTTTTTATAATGTCGTAGACATGAAGAATCTAGGCTTGACCAATGACAAAGAA GTTCTGGTTCCAGTGGAAGCTCCCTATGGCTCCTGCGCTTGCACGCTTGGCAGGAAGAAGTTCTTAGAAGCACAAGGCCATGTGCTAAAAGATGACAGGCAAAGTCAGTTTGGACTGGCAGCTTCCCAGGGAAACTAA